A stretch of the Cydia strobilella chromosome 23, ilCydStro3.1, whole genome shotgun sequence genome encodes the following:
- the LOC134751819 gene encoding uncharacterized protein LOC134751819 — MPQLKTEYTRVLDEYLAMNHMEEVPEEEMEDPAVYLSHHAIIREEKETTKCRVVFDASAKGSNNKSLNDDLLVGPQLQEDLRNIIMRWRMRKVCFVADVEKMYRQILVTKSDTNYQRLLWRNNPNEEIKDYRLLRVTFGTASAPYLAVKTLHQIAMDEGKDQPNAARVIKEDFYMDDLISGNDNVDEAITTAREVKSILQRGGFHLQKWTSNKREFLEQIEASQRSSRVKMDIKLDGTIQALGLSWNVGNDTFQYTLELPNIPEIVTKRNILAQVQRLFDPLGWLAPAILPAKSLLQHLWLQGISWDEEVSADVKQKWINLRQSFDYLCDIEVDRWLYTTQRNVQAVSVHGYCDASTKAYGAVAYLRVETEEGEIRTGIIAAKTRVAPVKPVSLPRLELCAAVLLSRLLKQVKEAMRIPDTHVYAWTDSSVVLSWLLGDPGRWNVFVSNRVVEILDNIGNQRWYHVASEDNPADVASRGTTLKILVQDQKWWRGPKWLQTDDIPYRRPEIKETELERKRNIQVNVNIESEEPGIKFEEFDTLSELMKTVVYGLRFLNSKKTPENIQKELTTTELEDALIRCIKIEQRREFGAELDNLVKGKDVKRDSAIKGLNPYLDEKNVLRVGGRLRNADIPEERKHPIILNSRNALTLLIIADAHQKTLHGTMPLMFVYLRSKYWILRVKNAIKAHIHKCVVCARQRAITRTQIMGDLPKVRITQARPFLHSGVDFAGPIQVLMSRGRGAKSNKAYIAIFVCMVVKCIHLELVGDMTSESFIGAFKRFVARRGRCTHLWSDHGRNFVGADKALTIAWKESNLELPERIRGILADDGTQWHFIPPYSPNFGGLWEAGVKSVKFHLKRILTANLTFEELSTTLCEIEACLNSRPLIPVDTTDPDVEVLTPGHFLIGEAPVTIPNPDLLEINTNRLLRWQFTQKLVRDFWHKWQNEYLSRLQERPKWLKREREFDLGDIVLIKDDQLPPGKWSLGRVLDKHPGPDGVTRVYSVRCRGDVIKRSVSKLCELPVNTNDQ; from the coding sequence ATGCCTCAATTGAAAACTGAATATACCAGAGTGCTTGATGAGTACCTAGCCATGAACCATATGGAAGAAGTTCCAGAAGAGGAGATGGAAGATCCAGCTGTCTATTTATCGCACCATGCTATAATAAGAGAGGAGAAAGAGACAACGAAATGTAGAGTCGTATTTGACGCGTCAGCCAAGGGTTCCAATAACAAATCATTAAACGATGATTTACTAGTCGGACCCCAGCTACAAGAAGACTTGCGAAACATTATCATGCGTTGGAGGATGAGAAAGGTATGTTTTGTGGCCGatgttgaaaaaatgtaccgcCAAATACTGGTAACAAAGTCTGACACCAACTATCAACGGCTACTATGGCGTAATAATCCAAACGAAGAAATTAAAGATTATCGCCTACTTAGAGTTACCTTTGGGACGGCATCGGCTCCTTATTTAGCCGTCAAGACGCTCCATCAGATAGCTATGGATGAAGGCAAGGACCAACCTAATGCGGCAAGAGTCATCAAGGAGGACTTCTATATGGATGATTTGATATCCGGGAATGACAACGTGGACGAGGCCATAACCACAGCACGGGAAGTAAAGAGCATACTTCAGCGAGGAGGTTTTCACTTACAAAAATGGACCTCAAACAAACGAGAGTTCCTGGAGCAAATTGAAGCGTCGCAGCGAAGTTCGCGAGTTAAGATGGATATCAAGTTAGATGGAACGATTCAAGCATTGGGACTATCCTGGAATGTGGGCAACGACACTTTTCAATATACCTTAGAGCTACCCAACATTCCTGAAATTGTAACCAAACGAAATATACTTGCTCAAGTACAAAGATTATTTGATCCTCTTGGTTGGTTGGCTCCTGCAATTCTACCAGCTAAAAGTTTACTACAACATTTATGGCTTCAGGGTATTAGCTGGGATGAGGAGGTCAGTGCTGATGTTAAGCAAAAATGGATAAACTTACGTCAAAGCTTTGATTACCTCTGCGATATCGAAGTAGATCGATGGCTATATACGACTCAACGTAATGTGCAAGCAGTTTCAGTGCATGGGTACTGTGATGCATCCACAAAGGCATATGGAGCTGTAGCTTACCTCAGAGTTGAGACAGAAGAAGGAGAAATACGAACAGGAATAATTGCTGCCAAAACACGCGTCGCACCTGTGAAACCAGTATCTCTTCCAAGACTGGAATTGTGCGCAGCGGTGCTCCTGTCTAGACTACTCAAACAAGTAAAAGAAGCAATGAGAATACCTGACACTCACGTATATGCCTGGACAGATTCTTCTGTCGTGCTCTCATGGCTATTGGGTGACCCGGGAAGGTGGAACGTATTTGTCAGCAATCGAGTCGTCGAGATATTAGACAACATTGGCAATCAAAGGTGGTACCATGTTGCCTCTGAAGATAACCCAGCCGACGTCGCGAGTAGAGGAACAACCCTTAAAATACTAGTACAAGATCAAAAATGGTGGAGAGGCCCGAAGTGGCTGCAGACTGACGACATTCCATATAGAAGACCTGAAATAAAAGAAACAGAATTAGAAAGAAAGAGAAATATACAAGTAAACGTGAATATAGAAAGTGAAGAACCTGGAATTAAATTTGAAGAGTTTGATACATTGTCAGAGCTGATGAAGACCGTTGTTTATGGCTTGCGATTCCTTAATAGTAAGAAGACCCCTGAAAACATACAAAAGGAATTAACAACTACAGAACTAGAAGATGCTttaataagatgtataaaaatagaacAAAGAAGAGAGTTTGGTGCGGAGCTAGACAATCTAGTGAAAGGCAAAGATGTAAAAAGGGATAGCGCAATAAAGGGGTTGAATCCTTACCTTGATGAGAAAAATGTTCTCAGGGTAGGCGGAAGACTTAGGAATGCTGACATTCCTGAAGAAAGAAAACATCCTATTATACTTAATAGTAGAAATGCGTTGACACTGTTAATAATAGCAGATGCTCATCAGAAAACTCTGCATGGCACGATGCCGTTAATGTTTGTCTATCTACGTTCAAAGTACTGGATCCTCAGAGTTAAAAATGCAATTAAAGCACACATTCACAAATGTGTAGTTTGCGCCAGACAAAGAGCGATTACACGAACACAGATTATGGGAGACCTACCTAAAGTTCGCATAACGCAAGCCCGACCATTCTTACATAGCGGCGTAGATTTTGCTGGGCCAATACAAGTTTTGATGTCAAGAGGCAGGGGAGCAAAATCTAATAAGGCCTATATTGCAATTTTTGTCTGCATGGTAGTCAAATGCATCCATCTCGAACTGGTAGGCGATATGACCTCAGAATCCTTCATAGGCGCCTTCAAGCGTTTTGTTGCTCGTCGAGGAAGATGCACGCACCTATGGAGTGACCATGGACGCAACTTTGTCGGCGCCGACAAGGCCTTGACCATAGCATGGAAAGAATCAAATTTAGAACTCCCAGAGCGGATACGTGGCATACTTGCTGACGATGGAACGCAATGGCACTTCATACCTCCATATAGCCCAAACTTTGGAGGTCTGTGGGAGGCTGGCGTCAAATCAGTAAAGTTCCACTTAAAAAGAATACTCACCGCCAATCTCACCTTCGAAGAGTTAAGCACGACGTTATGTGAGATTGAGGCGTGTTTGAACAGTCGGCCTTTGATTCCTGTGGACACAACCGACCCAGATGTCGAAGTACTCACACCTGGACATTTTCTCATCGGGGAGGCGCCAGTTACCATACCTAACCCTGATTTACTGGAGATCAACACTAACAGGTTATTACGTTGGCAATTCACCCAAAAACTCGTCAGAGATTTCTGGCATAAGTGGCAAAATGAATATCTCTCCCGTCTTCAAGAAAGGCCAAAGTGGTTGAAACGCGAACGTGAATTCGACCTCGGCGATATTGTATTGATAAAGGACGATCAACTTCCACCAGGAAAATGGTCACTTGGTCGGGTGCTGGACAAGCACCCAGGTCCGGATGGTGTGACACGTGTCTATAGTGTGCGTTGTCGCGGGGATGTTATCAAACGTTCAGTGTCAAAATTATGTGAACTGCCTGTTAATACTAACGATCAATAA